One Candidatus Culexarchaeum yellowstonense genomic region harbors:
- a CDS encoding FAD-binding protein, whose protein sequence is MNSIPETDVLIVGGGAAGLRASIEARRMGLNVMLISKAPIGASSCTLYVGGGFRAAFGSYTKENHFKDTLHGGRMINDRNLVKVLVEEAPSRLLELRDFGVNLNVRNGGASVSDGPLTAGLGLIKPLSDYAKKIGVTFLENFMALDLMVDDYGVHGLIAFQIPSGKIIPIYSKSIVLSTGGYSQIFLRSDNPVRVSGDGCAMALKAGAKLVDMEFTQFFPLGLAEEGKPPWLFPAYDAKIINIAGEDVVLKYNFNKPLGRIIVEDRDLFSRALFKEIDDGLGFDDSLIMDIGDKDPLTVMPDSSIHLIRVLGLSGSRFRVAPTAHFTMGGILIDENCSTGIPGLYACGEVCGGVHGANRLGGNALTETIVFGARAGASASKYALTSKISKVNCDETIQSLQRMLNKSSSGSYDIDNLRFELKHNMWKYCGVIRNGSRLRDLLKIIDELNVKVEDAIVKSKFDALKLFELKNMLLVSSVVATSSLIREESRGAHYRSDFPNESDAWLKRICFSMKDGKLHYEMIMLN, encoded by the coding sequence GTGAACAGTATTCCAGAAACTGATGTTTTAATTGTTGGTGGTGGTGCAGCTGGGCTTAGAGCTTCCATAGAGGCTAGGAGGATGGGTTTAAATGTTATGTTAATTTCTAAGGCTCCAATAGGTGCTTCCTCATGCACCCTATATGTTGGTGGAGGGTTTAGGGCTGCCTTCGGATCCTATACCAAGGAAAACCATTTCAAAGACACCCTCCATGGAGGTAGAATGATAAATGATCGTAACCTAGTTAAAGTCTTGGTGGAGGAGGCTCCAAGTAGGCTACTTGAATTAAGAGATTTTGGAGTTAACTTAAACGTTAGAAATGGGGGTGCAAGTGTTAGTGATGGACCTTTAACTGCTGGGCTTGGATTGATAAAGCCCTTAAGCGATTATGCCAAGAAGATTGGCGTCACTTTCCTTGAAAATTTCATGGCCTTAGATCTAATGGTGGATGATTATGGAGTTCATGGTTTAATAGCTTTTCAAATCCCCTCCGGCAAGATAATACCCATCTACTCAAAATCCATTGTGCTTTCAACTGGTGGGTATAGTCAGATATTCTTGAGAAGCGATAATCCGGTTAGGGTTTCTGGTGATGGTTGCGCCATGGCTTTGAAGGCTGGAGCTAAACTTGTGGATATGGAGTTCACGCAATTCTTCCCATTGGGTTTGGCTGAGGAGGGGAAGCCGCCATGGCTTTTCCCAGCATATGATGCCAAAATAATTAATATAGCTGGCGAAGACGTTGTCCTCAAATATAATTTTAACAAGCCTCTTGGGAGGATAATTGTTGAAGATAGAGACCTATTTTCGAGGGCTTTGTTTAAGGAAATAGATGATGGTCTTGGATTCGATGATTCTCTAATCATGGATATTGGGGATAAAGATCCATTAACTGTTATGCCGGATTCCTCAATACATCTAATAAGAGTTCTGGGTTTGAGTGGCAGTAGATTTAGAGTAGCCCCCACAGCCCATTTCACTATGGGTGGCATACTTATCGATGAGAATTGCAGTACCGGTATACCTGGACTTTATGCTTGTGGTGAGGTTTGTGGAGGTGTTCATGGTGCCAATAGACTTGGCGGTAATGCTCTGACGGAAACCATAGTTTTCGGCGCAAGGGCTGGAGCTTCAGCTTCAAAATATGCATTAACATCTAAAATTTCTAAGGTGAATTGCGATGAAACTATTCAAAGTCTTCAGAGAATGCTCAATAAATCTTCATCGGGATCTTATGACATCGATAATTTAAGATTTGAATTGAAACATAACATGTGGAAGTATTGTGGAGTTATTCGTAATGGTAGCCGTTTAAGGGATCTACTCAAAATTATTGATGAATTAAATGTTAAAGTTGAGGATGCCATCGTGAAATCCAAGTTTGATGCTTTAAAGCTCTTCGAACTTAAGAATATGCTCCTAGTATCCTCGGTGGTTGCGACTTCAAGTCTCATTCGTGAAGAGAGTAGGGGGGCGCATTATAGATCTGATTTTCCAAATGAATCTGATGCTTGGTTGAAGAGGATATGCTTTAGTATGAAAGATGGAAAGTTGCATTATGAAATGATTATGTTAAATTAA
- the feoB gene encoding ferrous iron transport protein B — protein MVKRKINVALAGQPNVGKSVIFNSLVGGSQIVGNWPGKTVEKAEGRLIYGDYEINVVDLPGTYSLSSYSEEEVIAREYILSRESDIVVNVVDASALERNLYLTIQLFELEAPVIVALNLMDVAQSKGIRIDVDELSKILGVPVIPMVAVTGRGIDVLVKTIIDFVEGRVKVSPTKFKYGREVEEKISILSESIKKYLPQLCSKYPPRWLAIKLLEGDENVLKIVENLENGRIITLLVQEFVDELERIHGEKISSIISSERYSIISRDILPKVQFIERAPISRTFSDKLNYWTTHPILGYPILILVFLTIFYAIFTGGRLLEDALSYIFDENLMPWISGIISGILPETISNIVINGFFGGLIATLTISLPYILPFYFILSILEDTGYMPRAAYLMDAFMHRIGLHGKAFLPLMLGYGCNVPACLGCRIMESDREKLLLSFLVVLIPCSARTVVILGIVGKYIGFTYALMLYLINIIVIVLFGYALNRLLPGCPVGLIMEMPDYRKPVLKAVVLKTWHRVKGFIYEASPLIVAGSVILETIYQLNMVPLISYYASPLISGLLGLPAVTAFPLIFGILRKELALILLQEVIGSSALNLVLSVKQMLVFTVVVMFFIPCVATIAACVREEGWRSATLISLSTIVISVLAGWVTNIVLTFFFGL, from the coding sequence ATGGTTAAGAGGAAGATTAATGTTGCCTTAGCTGGGCAGCCAAATGTTGGTAAAAGTGTAATATTCAATAGCCTTGTTGGTGGTAGTCAAATTGTTGGGAATTGGCCTGGGAAAACTGTGGAGAAGGCTGAGGGGAGATTAATTTATGGAGATTATGAGATAAATGTTGTTGATCTTCCAGGAACATATTCCCTATCATCGTATTCTGAGGAGGAGGTTATTGCTAGAGAGTATATTCTTTCAAGGGAATCTGATATTGTGGTTAATGTTGTTGATGCTTCTGCTCTAGAGAGGAATCTATATTTGACAATACAATTGTTTGAGCTTGAAGCTCCAGTAATTGTGGCATTGAATTTAATGGATGTGGCTCAGAGTAAGGGTATAAGGATAGATGTTGACGAATTGAGCAAGATTCTTGGGGTCCCCGTTATACCTATGGTTGCAGTTACTGGTCGCGGTATAGATGTCCTTGTTAAAACAATTATTGATTTTGTTGAGGGGCGTGTAAAAGTTTCACCCACAAAGTTTAAGTATGGTAGGGAGGTTGAGGAGAAGATTTCAATATTATCTGAGTCTATTAAGAAGTATCTCCCCCAATTATGCTCCAAATATCCTCCCAGATGGCTTGCCATAAAGCTCCTTGAGGGTGATGAAAACGTTTTGAAGATAGTTGAAAACTTGGAGAATGGCAGAATTATAACACTCTTAGTTCAGGAGTTTGTGGATGAATTGGAGCGTATTCATGGTGAGAAGATATCTTCAATAATATCCTCTGAGCGTTATAGCATCATAAGTAGGGATATATTGCCAAAGGTTCAATTCATTGAGAGAGCACCAATATCACGGACATTCTCCGATAAATTGAATTACTGGACTACGCATCCAATACTCGGTTATCCAATACTCATACTAGTCTTCCTAACAATCTTCTATGCGATTTTCACTGGCGGAAGATTATTGGAGGACGCCTTAAGCTACATTTTTGATGAGAATTTAATGCCCTGGATTTCTGGGATTATTTCAGGCATCCTCCCTGAAACAATCTCTAATATCGTGATTAATGGTTTCTTTGGTGGATTGATAGCAACACTCACAATCTCTCTACCATACATCCTACCCTTCTACTTCATCTTATCGATACTTGAAGATACTGGATATATGCCTAGGGCAGCGTATCTCATGGATGCCTTCATGCATAGGATTGGATTGCATGGTAAGGCTTTCCTGCCATTAATGCTTGGTTATGGATGTAATGTTCCAGCATGCTTGGGTTGTAGAATTATGGAGAGTGATCGTGAAAAGCTTCTACTAAGCTTTCTAGTGGTTTTAATTCCGTGTAGTGCTAGGACTGTGGTTATACTTGGAATTGTTGGTAAATATATTGGCTTCACATACGCGTTGATGCTGTATCTAATCAACATTATTGTGATAGTTTTGTTTGGGTATGCTCTAAATAGGCTTCTACCAGGTTGCCCTGTGGGTTTGATTATGGAGATGCCTGATTATCGTAAACCAGTTTTGAAGGCTGTTGTTTTAAAGACTTGGCATAGGGTTAAAGGATTCATTTATGAAGCTTCACCATTAATAGTTGCTGGTAGCGTCATACTTGAAACCATATACCAATTGAATATGGTTCCCTTGATATCATATTATGCTTCACCATTAATATCCGGATTGCTTGGATTGCCTGCTGTAACGGCTTTCCCATTGATATTTGGAATTCTTAGGAAGGAGCTTGCATTAATATTGCTTCAAGAGGTTATTGGATCCAGTGCTCTTAATTTAGTTTTAAGTGTGAAGCAGATGCTTGTTTTCACGGTGGTTGTTATGTTTTTCATTCCATGTGTTGCCACTATAGCTGCATGTGTGAGGGAGGAGGGTTGGAGGAGTGCTACTTTAATCTCTTTGTCCACTATAGTAATTTCAGTTTTGGCTGGATGGGTTACAAATATTGTTTTAACCTTCTTTTTCGGTTTATGA
- a CDS encoding metal-dependent transcriptional regulator: MSDGLKHRRIEDYLVAIYNLIKSSSDGLVENSSIANYLKVSNSTVSEAVRRLSDMGLCNYVPYRGVMLTKAGENIAFKYILKREILECLYGYLLNFNIDEDVASEICSLEHYVNDSSVVKICKALKIPSRCPHGTPLPCNNVCLYGGKCPLEEG; this comes from the coding sequence ATGTCTGATGGTTTAAAGCATAGGAGGATTGAGGATTATCTAGTTGCCATATACAATTTGATTAAATCCAGTAGTGATGGTTTGGTTGAAAATTCCAGTATAGCCAATTACCTTAAAGTTTCAAATTCCACGGTTTCTGAGGCTGTTAGGAGGCTTAGTGATATGGGTTTATGCAATTATGTTCCATATAGAGGGGTGATGTTAACTAAAGCTGGTGAAAATATTGCCTTTAAATATATCCTTAAGAGGGAGATTTTGGAGTGTCTGTATGGGTATCTCCTCAACTTCAATATTGATGAGGATGTTGCATCTGAAATATGCTCCTTAGAGCATTATGTTAATGATAGCAGTGTTGTCAAGATATGTAAGGCTTTAAAAATACCTTCACGTTGCCCGCATGGCACCCCACTCCCATGTAATAATGTTTGTTTGTATGGTGGGAAATGCCCGTTGGAGGAGGGTTGA
- a CDS encoding FeoA domain-containing protein, with protein MPVGGGLIRLGYDSSLIEMLMPKILETIYSISLSGGKVTLDEVSKRLGVPINFLEDVLKFARERGLVSSDGLNLTDSGKELILRYRQAFIHDKLIHGGYGVSSLYSCVGEHLKYGHDLSDEDLKSLRSFLSKFDGNIDEVEPLTNLRRGERGIFIYAVGGHGMLRRLSDLGLTPGVEFEVASIASLGGPIVLKVRGYEIAIGRGIASRIYVKRLR; from the coding sequence ATGCCCGTTGGAGGAGGGTTGATCAGGTTGGGTTACGATTCTTCATTGATAGAAATGTTAATGCCTAAAATCTTGGAAACCATATATTCAATATCCCTTTCTGGTGGTAAAGTAACTTTAGATGAGGTTTCGAAGAGACTTGGTGTCCCTATAAATTTTTTGGAGGATGTTTTGAAGTTTGCTCGTGAAAGGGGTTTAGTTTCAAGTGATGGTTTAAATTTAACAGATTCTGGGAAAGAGTTAATTTTGAGATATAGGCAGGCATTTATACATGATAAGTTGATTCATGGTGGATATGGTGTTAGTAGCTTATACTCTTGTGTGGGTGAACATTTAAAGTATGGTCATGATTTAAGTGATGAAGATTTGAAGTCATTAAGGAGCTTTCTATCAAAGTTTGATGGGAACATTGATGAAGTTGAACCGCTCACTAACCTCCGTAGGGGGGAGAGGGGTATATTCATATATGCTGTTGGAGGGCATGGGATGCTGAGAAGACTATCTGACTTGGGTTTAACGCCTGGGGTTGAGTTTGAAGTTGCATCCATAGCCTCCCTCGGTGGACCCATAGTGTTGAAGGTTAGGGGATATGAGATTGCCATAGGTAGGGGTATAGCATCCAGAATTTATGTTAAGAGGTTAAGGTGA
- a CDS encoding VWA domain-containing protein: protein MHESLNYPFTAIVDQENVKTALLTILVDPTISGVLIIGPKGSGKTTIVRSIIDLLPEIEVIEGCQFHCNPYKPEEMCMRCKETIASGGNIHIRKIKMPFVELPLNATEDMVVGSIDWEKAIREGVKDFEPGILAKANRGILYIDQVNLLPDALTDVILDAAASGWNIVEREGIKVVHPAKFILIGTMNPEEGGLRPQILDRFAICVKMNEVNNIEYRNEITNRSIEYEEDPKGFIEKWVEKQEDLKRRVEEARKLLPMIKVSREIEEKAVELCAKMHVDGHRPDITIIKVSKALAALDGRIEVTIDDMLRAAEMVLPHRVRSGEYTPITSEELKQTLTGAVTTTQGVKEEAEEGEIKQVKVEIGEGATLPQIAKPPAMKSKTLNIPTPIALLIMGVMYYLVFYFAFAAITLMFAGVKGGGWEEISEFMSTELIKLAAIAFAIYMAIQAILNMLLRRRGRAVMYAKAIRAQEEEARRIITHRITVKEQIVESPPPMQKFGSRAYQYIALFGAKIKANYKAAIDRGRKIFQNIYEIMTVPPPLFRITLSSEYMKGRRRGRAEVARGIWIRRGKYVKHALPKEKPYDIAIAPTIRVAAPKQKSRSGGDLAIKIDYDDIRVKVKETRMPLITMIVLDISESMVSSIESVKAAIRGLQKGAHAKRDKVGLIVFKGRNAEVLQYPTTNINAVIEKLVNVGVSDFTPLAAGLKKAREILLMEKSKMKESVPVMVIISDGIANVALENPLSMENRYKFLNPAQADALDMAKKIAKDGIKTIVINTDHRSDEIYKRIYYRKDMQVIFYTPTALMMEIAKITGGKYYGLRADKPMAEIVIEDVVSQMPTIPERVMEPIGFILE from the coding sequence ATGCATGAAAGTTTGAATTATCCATTTACAGCAATAGTTGACCAAGAAAATGTTAAAACAGCACTACTCACAATACTTGTAGACCCAACAATAAGCGGAGTGCTGATAATAGGCCCAAAAGGATCTGGGAAAACCACGATTGTAAGATCAATAATAGACTTACTTCCAGAGATAGAAGTTATTGAAGGATGCCAATTCCATTGCAACCCATATAAACCAGAGGAAATGTGCATGAGGTGCAAAGAGACCATTGCAAGTGGGGGGAATATACATATAAGGAAGATTAAAATGCCATTCGTAGAGCTACCACTAAACGCCACGGAAGATATGGTTGTCGGATCCATAGATTGGGAAAAAGCCATAAGGGAGGGGGTAAAAGATTTCGAACCAGGAATATTGGCAAAAGCAAATAGAGGAATATTGTATATAGATCAAGTAAACCTCCTCCCAGACGCATTAACGGACGTAATACTTGATGCAGCAGCCTCAGGATGGAACATCGTTGAAAGGGAAGGTATAAAGGTAGTTCACCCAGCAAAATTCATACTAATTGGAACCATGAACCCAGAAGAGGGGGGTTTAAGACCTCAAATTTTAGATAGATTTGCAATTTGCGTAAAAATGAATGAAGTAAACAATATTGAATATAGAAATGAGATAACTAATAGAAGTATAGAGTATGAGGAGGATCCGAAAGGGTTTATAGAGAAATGGGTGGAAAAGCAAGAGGATTTAAAAAGAAGGGTTGAGGAAGCTAGAAAATTATTGCCCATGATAAAGGTGAGTAGAGAAATAGAGGAAAAGGCTGTGGAATTATGTGCAAAGATGCATGTTGATGGACATAGACCAGACATAACTATCATTAAGGTTTCAAAGGCATTAGCCGCTTTGGATGGTAGAATTGAAGTAACCATAGATGACATGTTAAGAGCAGCTGAAATGGTTTTACCACATAGGGTAAGGAGTGGTGAATACACGCCAATAACCAGCGAAGAATTAAAGCAAACATTGACGGGAGCAGTAACAACAACTCAAGGGGTAAAAGAGGAAGCTGAAGAAGGGGAGATAAAGCAAGTGAAGGTGGAGATAGGTGAAGGTGCAACTTTACCACAAATAGCAAAACCACCAGCAATGAAAAGTAAAACACTAAACATACCAACACCAATAGCACTTCTAATAATGGGTGTAATGTACTATCTAGTATTCTACTTTGCCTTTGCAGCAATAACCCTAATGTTCGCTGGAGTAAAGGGTGGAGGATGGGAGGAAATAAGTGAATTCATGAGCACAGAACTAATCAAACTAGCTGCAATAGCCTTCGCAATATACATGGCAATACAGGCAATACTCAACATGCTATTGAGAAGAAGAGGGAGGGCAGTAATGTATGCAAAAGCTATTAGAGCCCAAGAGGAGGAAGCTAGAAGGATCATTACGCATAGAATAACAGTTAAAGAGCAGATAGTTGAATCTCCACCACCAATGCAGAAATTTGGTTCAAGGGCATATCAATATATAGCATTATTTGGGGCTAAGATAAAGGCAAACTATAAAGCTGCAATAGATAGGGGAAGGAAGATATTTCAAAACATTTATGAAATAATGACCGTGCCACCACCATTATTCAGGATAACATTATCATCAGAGTACATGAAGGGTAGAAGGAGGGGGAGGGCTGAAGTTGCAAGGGGGATTTGGATTAGGAGGGGGAAATACGTTAAACATGCACTACCAAAGGAGAAGCCATACGATATAGCCATAGCACCCACAATAAGAGTAGCAGCACCAAAACAAAAGAGTAGAAGTGGAGGAGATCTTGCAATAAAAATAGATTATGATGATATTAGAGTTAAGGTGAAGGAGACTAGAATGCCATTAATAACAATGATAGTATTAGATATAAGTGAATCAATGGTATCATCAATAGAAAGTGTGAAGGCTGCTATAAGAGGGTTGCAGAAGGGGGCTCATGCCAAGAGGGATAAAGTTGGATTAATAGTATTCAAGGGGAGAAACGCCGAGGTACTCCAATATCCAACAACAAACATTAATGCAGTGATAGAGAAGCTTGTGAATGTTGGTGTAAGCGACTTCACACCACTAGCTGCAGGGTTAAAGAAGGCTAGAGAAATACTGTTAATGGAGAAATCCAAAATGAAGGAATCAGTACCAGTAATGGTGATAATATCTGATGGAATAGCAAACGTAGCCCTAGAAAACCCATTATCCATGGAGAATAGATACAAATTTCTAAACCCAGCACAAGCAGATGCATTGGACATGGCAAAGAAGATAGCTAAAGATGGGATAAAGACCATAGTTATAAATACTGATCACAGATCAGACGAAATATACAAGAGAATATACTATAGGAAGGATATGCAAGTGATATTCTATACGCCGACAGCATTAATGATGGAGATAGCTAAGATTACTGGAGGAAAATATTATGGTTTAAGAGCAGATAAACCGATGGCGGAAATAGTGATAGAAGATGTTGTGAGCCAAATGCCAACAATACCTGAAAGGGTTATGGAGCCAATAGGCTTCATACTTGAATGA
- a CDS encoding NAD(P)H-hydrate dehydratase, translating to MSKGLSSDEIKAIDINCEYLGVQRLVLMENAGAEVARIVLERIPLKNGKITIIAGTGNKGGDGFVTARHLASREYEVTVILVGKLENIRTREAQSNWNIIRNMEKSIKTIIIEDTSQIDIVKEIILKSDIVIDALLGTGIRGTVNPPFSEIIKLINQSKENGAKVVSIDIPSGINPDTGTPMGIAVKADITVTHHKPKAGLESIEGAKYAGEVIVSNIGVPPEAEIFAGPGDVAISIKRRRETAHKGDFGRICVIGGSIEYTGAPALTALGALRAGVDISMIMAPSHVANAIRSFSPNLIVKEYEGEYLNKNAIKLFEREADRIDTIAIGPGLSSNQEVLEAVLEILKIASDKGKNIVIDADALKAYAKDPTITKGAKTVITPHAGEFKIVTGITLPSEEGGGWKNRIPIVMEQARRIGATILLKSHYDIISDGEKFKVNRTGNPGMTVGGTGDVLTGVTATFITWTQNPFRAAVAAAFINGLAGDIAVMERGYHITAMDVIEKIPEAFKAVEKYL from the coding sequence ATGAGTAAAGGGTTAAGTTCAGATGAAATTAAAGCCATAGATATAAACTGTGAATACTTAGGAGTCCAAAGACTCGTTCTAATGGAGAATGCAGGCGCAGAAGTTGCCAGAATAGTTCTTGAAAGAATTCCTCTCAAAAATGGGAAGATAACAATAATTGCCGGAACAGGAAACAAGGGTGGAGATGGATTTGTCACAGCAAGACATCTAGCATCAAGGGAATATGAAGTTACAGTGATATTGGTAGGTAAACTTGAAAACATAAGGACAAGGGAGGCGCAATCAAATTGGAATATTATAAGGAACATGGAGAAATCAATAAAAACAATCATCATTGAGGATACAAGCCAAATAGATATTGTTAAGGAAATCATATTGAAATCAGACATCGTAATTGATGCATTACTTGGAACAGGAATAAGAGGGACTGTAAACCCACCATTCTCAGAAATAATAAAGCTAATTAATCAATCAAAGGAGAATGGTGCAAAAGTAGTTTCAATAGATATACCATCAGGAATAAACCCAGACACAGGAACTCCCATGGGCATAGCTGTAAAAGCAGACATAACAGTAACTCATCATAAACCAAAAGCTGGATTGGAAAGCATTGAGGGGGCTAAATATGCTGGGGAGGTAATTGTGTCGAATATAGGGGTGCCACCTGAAGCAGAGATATTTGCAGGACCTGGAGATGTAGCAATAAGCATAAAGAGGAGGAGGGAGACTGCACATAAAGGAGATTTTGGAAGAATATGTGTAATCGGCGGAAGCATAGAATACACTGGTGCACCAGCATTAACGGCATTGGGAGCATTGAGAGCAGGGGTTGACATATCAATGATAATGGCTCCAAGCCACGTTGCAAACGCAATAAGAAGCTTCTCACCAAACTTAATAGTTAAGGAGTATGAGGGAGAATACTTGAATAAGAATGCCATAAAACTATTTGAAAGAGAGGCTGATAGAATAGATACAATAGCAATAGGACCAGGATTATCATCAAATCAAGAGGTTTTGGAAGCAGTATTGGAAATATTGAAGATAGCTTCAGATAAAGGTAAAAACATAGTTATAGATGCAGATGCATTGAAAGCCTATGCGAAGGACCCAACAATAACCAAAGGGGCAAAGACGGTTATAACGCCACATGCTGGGGAATTCAAAATAGTAACTGGAATAACCCTACCAAGCGAGGAGGGGGGTGGCTGGAAGAATAGGATACCAATAGTAATGGAGCAAGCCAGAAGGATTGGGGCAACTATACTGCTGAAATCACATTACGACATAATATCTGATGGTGAAAAGTTTAAAGTTAATAGGACTGGAAATCCTGGAATGACTGTAGGTGGAACTGGAGATGTCCTCACTGGGGTTACAGCTACATTCATAACGTGGACGCAAAACCCATTCAGAGCAGCAGTTGCGGCAGCATTCATAAATGGGCTGGCTGGAGATATAGCTGTAATGGAGAGGGGGTATCACATAACCGCCATGGATGTTATTGAGAAGATACCTGAAGCATTCAAAGCCGTAGAAAAATACCTATAG
- a CDS encoding acyltransferase: MKIGFLQFNPVFGDVEYNVSKVISMLKNVDFDLMVLPELFNTGYLFLDRNEVERLAEEFPNGYTCKKLMGLAHEKNAFIVAGIAEKCCGKLFNSAVIVGPKGVLGVYRKAHLFSREKLLFDKGDSNFEVYDIGSTRIGVLICFDWCFPEASRTLALKGADIICHPSNLVLPYAQIAMRVRAIENRVYTITANRVGVEERSGEKLKFTGLSQIVNPKMEVLCSAGVDDEVVGIVDVDPFMARDKWITPYNHVFNDRRVDLYRL, encoded by the coding sequence TTGAAGATTGGTTTCCTCCAATTTAATCCCGTATTTGGTGATGTTGAATATAATGTGAGTAAAGTTATTTCAATGCTTAAAAATGTTGACTTTGATCTTATGGTTTTACCGGAACTTTTCAATACTGGATATCTATTTCTTGATAGGAATGAGGTTGAACGTTTAGCTGAGGAATTTCCCAATGGGTACACATGCAAGAAACTTATGGGTTTAGCTCATGAAAAGAATGCCTTTATAGTGGCTGGCATAGCTGAGAAGTGTTGTGGGAAGCTGTTTAATTCCGCTGTTATTGTTGGCCCGAAGGGTGTTCTTGGAGTTTATCGTAAAGCTCATTTGTTCAGTAGGGAGAAGCTCTTGTTCGATAAGGGTGATTCAAATTTTGAGGTTTATGATATTGGTTCCACTAGGATTGGTGTTTTAATATGTTTTGATTGGTGCTTCCCCGAAGCTTCGAGAACTCTGGCTTTGAAGGGTGCAGATATAATTTGTCATCCATCAAATCTCGTCCTTCCATACGCGCAGATTGCCATGAGGGTTAGGGCTATTGAAAATAGGGTTTACACAATTACTGCGAATAGGGTTGGAGTTGAGGAGAGGAGTGGTGAAAAGCTGAAATTTACTGGTTTGAGTCAAATTGTTAATCCAAAGATGGAAGTTTTATGTTCTGCTGGTGTGGATGATGAGGTTGTGGGGATTGTTGATGTTGATCCATTTATGGCTAGAGATAAGTGGATAACACCATACAATCATGTTTTCAATGATAGGAGGGTAGACTTGTATAGGCTGTGA